The genomic window CTGCGCGGCCTTCAGGATCTCGTTGTCGATCCCGCGCAGTCCTGCAAGGAACATCGCCATCACGAAGCCCGAGGTCTGCCAGACAGCGGCCAGCACCACCGTGTAGATCGCGTAATCGCGGTTCTTGATCCAGTCGAACTGGAAGCTCTCCCAGCCCCATGTCTGCAGCACGTTCTCAAGCCCGATGCCGGGATCGAGGAACCATTTCCACGCGGTGCCCGTGACGATGAACGAAAGCGCCATCGGGTAGAGGTAGACGGTGCGGATCACCCCTTCGGCGCGGATCTTCTGATCGAGGAAGATCGCCAGCCCAAGGCCCAGCACCGTG from Pseudoruegeria sp. SHC-113 includes these protein-coding regions:
- a CDS encoding carbohydrate ABC transporter permease: MAQMANADFKTRLQTWLPKLVLSPSLAMVLVFVYGFIIFSVYLSFTDSRLLPSFGLVGWENYSKLWRLSHWEISLKNMGVFAALYISICTVLGLGLAIFLDQKIRAEGVIRTVYLYPMALSFIVTGTAWKWFLDPGIGLENVLQTWGWESFQFDWIKNRDYAIYTVVLAAVWQTSGFVMAMFLAGLRGIDNEILKAAQ